In Brassica rapa cultivar Chiifu-401-42 chromosome A06, CAAS_Brap_v3.01, whole genome shotgun sequence, a single window of DNA contains:
- the LOC103874086 gene encoding bZIP transcription factor 2, whose protein sequence is MASSSSTYRSSSSPDGGNPNAVAVDERKRKRMLSNRESARRSRMRKQKHIDDLTAQINQLSSDNRQILTSLTVTSQLYMKIQAENSILTAQMAELSSRLESLNEIVDLIDGCGFDDRTVGINSDGFYDDMMSGVNHWGGSVYSNQPIMANDINMY, encoded by the coding sequence ATGGCGTCATCTAGCAGCACATACCGGAGCTCTAGCTCTCCCGACGGCGGTAATCCGAACGCCGTCGCCGTTGACGAGCGAAAGCGTAAGAGAATGCTATCGAATCGCGAATCTGCTCGTAGATCAAGGATGCGTAAACAAAAACACATCGACGATCTAACGGCTCAGATCAATCAGCTTTCTAGCGACAACCGTCAGATCTTGACGAGCCTCACCGTCACATCTCAGCTTTACATGAAGATCCAAGCCGAGAACTCTATCCTAACGGctcagatggcagagctgagCTCTAGACTCGAGTCTTTAAACGAGATCGTCGATCTGATCGACGGCTGTGGATTCGATGATCGTACGGTTGGGATTAACAGCGACGGATTTTACGATGATATGATGAGCGGCGTTAATCACTGGGGTGGTTCGGTTTATTCTAACCAGCCCATCATGGCTAATGATATCAACatgtattaa